Sequence from the Xiphophorus couchianus chromosome 23, X_couchianus-1.0, whole genome shotgun sequence genome:
TCGCTTGTGCAAAAAACACAAGGAGAAAAACGATATGAGGTCCTACTAAATTCAAATAGGATTAAAGGCCAGGTCTAAAATACAGGTTCTAATATTAAGGTGTTGCCAAAttaatcttttgaaaatattccaaCATAAATAAACTCAGCCATACTCACCCTTCCGACAATTTTGCCCTTGTCGTTCATGCAAATATAATGTtcactttcttttccttttattcgAACGTGACTTCCGAATGTTTCCGTCTCCACAACAAGAAgggctggaaaagaaaagacacagCAGACTTAGTAAGAGTCACTGAATTGTCTTCTAGCACAAACTTTCTTCCTGTACATTTCTTCTCGCAAGACTAAAGGCACCTTTACATgcattgtatattttttttttaaatgtagcttccaaatattgagcgATTCAGTTAAAAATGCACAACGGGTAATTCtttgtttattataaaaaaGTCTCTAAGATTCCAAGCATTAGTAAGAATCTGCTCTTggtaaaaataccaaaactatTTTAACTAAGTAGCTTTGGCAAAAATAATGACCAGTCAAACCAACAGGTCTCTGTCATGACTTGACATGGCAATAATGCGCTCTAAAGATGTATCCTGACGGCTCCTTTATTCTTCCGAGCCCCCGACACCCCGCTCCTGCTCCCATCCAACATGCTCACCCCTGCAAGGTCACCTTTGTCTGCACTCGCCCTCAGACCAGCAAAGAAATCTGCCAAACGTTTGTGGAGCAGTCATGTGCCCCTCAGGATTAGGTTTCAAGTTCCCTTTAGTTTGTGCTCACTCAATCAAAAAGTTAAGATGATCCATTTGTTTAACACACAGGGCCATTCAGTAGCGCTCAAGGGAGCAGGGGAAGAATAGTGGAAGGGAATGGGATGGGCAGAAGTAACTTCCACTCTAAAATCAAACCTTGAGAGAAAAGGTGGGAAGTAGGTGACCTCTCTGAAAAGTTTGGGAGGGGACAGCAATTCCCTCTCCTGTGGGAGAGGGAATCTAATTGGTTTTACAATTAGATAGATTAGTTTGGATCTCTTGAgctgcacttaaaaaaaaagcaaaatccaATCCGACCGGTTCACATATTTATAGAATAGTTTTCaaccttttctttcctctctttttgcAAATTCAATGTCTGTAACCCATCCAAGCTTGTTAACCTAAGGTTTGGATTCTAAGCATATCAGTGAGAGTGTCATTATCataataaaattgaaatattttggcTTTGTACTTGTCCTTATCcagtccagaggaccccaaagcgcttcacactacaaTCATTCACCCATTCCGAGTTACTGAATAGTAGCCccagctgccctggggcaggTCTGACAGAAGCGAGGTTGCCTTGCACCAGCGCCACTAGACTCTCTGTCCCCCACCAGCAGGCAGGGTGGGTAAGTGTCTTGCCTAAGGACACAATGAATGAGGCGGGCGGAATGGAGATCGAACCATCAACCCCCCAATTGTGGGGCAAACTCCTATTACAATCTCCATTTCCccttttataaactttattgtCATCAGTAGCACTAACTAAGTGTTACATAATCACAATCTTAATCCAAACATGTTTAGAAAATGATCATAAACATACACTGACAACcagatgtgtgtttctgtttgtaaaataaaacccttcAATTATTTGGATGATGACTTCACAATAGCTAATCTCTTACTCAATTTGAAGTATcttattgcataaaaaaataagacacatAATGTTGTATAtagtaataaatatattttaagaaggATAGCCAACTGTAGTTTATTCTGTTGTGTTATAATCTGAGAAGGCTGAGTTATATAGgacatttcctttcttttcttctttttcctgtttgagTAATCCCAATATTTTGTACTCTATTCTTTGGATTTTTCCTGACTGATTTTGTGAAGTGAGTGCTGATATGTGTACATCATGAAGAAAATGCAGGCAAAGTAGATCGTTTAACATCCTCCCTTGGTAAGAGATTGCAAAACACAagaaactgcttttatttttatttttgaatagcACTTTGAGTAGGagttttgttccattttcctAAGGATGTCAAGctaaaattagacaaatttGAGTGGAGTCTGATCAAAACGTGAGAAACAAATGCTGAGCAGACTGCATGACCGtgagtgaaagaaaatattaatctCTTTTTGGACCATTTTTTACGCTTTTGGTGATTTGCAATAATATGAAAAATGGTAGTTACAGCCATATGTTGACCTCAATAGATAAATCTGTCTAAAAAGTCAAatagaaattgtgtttttattccacaTTGCAGCCTTTATCAACTAGACTCGTGTTTTTACATTACACTGCCCACTTTTAGAGGACAACAGATATCAGTTACAATGGACAGATCTGGAAGAGGtgtgttttggtattttaaaagtaaCACATATGATATATTAGTACCTGTGATGGATTATAATTCTTGCACGTCAGATGTACAAATATCAGATCTGAAGTCAAAGGTCTGCAACCAAGTTTGgtatgtctgtttttttttcttgtttttctttctgggCCTTTTGCCGCCAGACTACAATCTTTCAAAGTGAACATTGCTAGTGAGTGCAAAGGAGTTCACAGGTGCCAGGTACTGCAGCTGGATGGGGAGGAGATGGTGAGGGACGGGGAGGAGGGGGAGAGAATTGGCAAAGGCTCATGGGAAAAATTGGATCTGCTTCCACTCAAGCTCTAACAAGCAGTGAGGAAACTTCGCCTGCGCGCATCTGCAATGAACACACTGACTCAGAGGCATTCAAGACCAGCAATTTTGGAGCTGTGAGTCAGCtgttatgagaaaaaaatatctgcaggGAAGCGCGGCACAGGCTACATCAAAGAGTGCTTTACTGACCATCAGTTTAGCCATCCGCCATATTTGATCTGCAGTAATGAAAAAGCATGTGCAGAGCTAAGTGGTGAGATTTAAGGTGGATAATTCATTTCAGACCAAAATCCTGCAGCGGCAttttttgtggttgttatgTTTAAATGCTTAACATTTTCAAGTATAAAAGATCTATCAGCTCTATTGCTTAAATAACCAATACTCAACCTTCACCTTAAAGAGGCAAAGAGCAACTTCTTCTCATGAAAGAAATATCACATTCACCAAAACATTGAtggaaaaaactgaacaaagatCAACACCTTCTGGGCGAGatatcaagaaaaaaacaacagatatttTCCAGTGATGCAACTGACCAActtttcttggttttatttGAAGTCCAACCAGCCATTTTTTTCTAGGTCAGTAACAGATAAAAGACTAAATGTATGCTACATGTTCCTTTACAGAATGAGTGCTTTTGAATCCAACATAGTATGATGGCTTTATAAGATCATTAACATCTATGCATTAAAGCAAATTTCTTTAACCATTATCTGATTTTTCTGTTAAACTCCAGGAGGTGAATCAAGTAGAAGCTGCTTATTGATGAACATATAGACTGAAATTTTTTGATGTTAGTTTAGATTAATGTAATAAACATTAAgagaaattaagattttttcaGCATAGATCTGCAAATCACTGTTCAGAGCCAATATCTGTCTGATTGATTTGGTGCATCATAGATATTTGCCATCAGAGAGATCCTCAGCAAGGTTGGTTGTTTCAACAGGTTTTCATCCATAATTATTCACTAATGTCTGTCTTCCAAAACCAACTCCTCCTGCACtaggcaaacagaaaacaacctcagaacaatgaaaagcaaacagCCTAAAGGGTCGGAGTTAAGAAGGAGTTTCTAGAAGCaccaaaacttttattttagctggATTTGCGATCTCAGACTAGCTAAAGTGTCAAGTGAGATGCACAGAAATTCTCCCATACCATACTTGCCCCCATCATCTCCGTTGGCATTGATTTTCTTCCCCAGGATCTGGACGTGTTTGCCCGTGGTCCTGCTGTAGAGCTGGTAGATCCGGACCTGCTTCCGGCTCAAGTCATCCGGGTTCCTCGTGTGGTTTTCAATGTAAAACCTGAAATCGGCAGTGCTCTGCTGAGATTCCTGCACAAGAGGAAATGTACAATGAGACTGTCAAAACACAGATGATGATAGTAATATGTGCTGTTGGTTTTATGGGCTCTATGTCAAAAGAAAAGTGCTTTAGGGTGTAAAAACCAAGATAACATAAAAATTTGTAGCTGCAGAGATTTATTGTTTCTCCCCTTTAAGGTGGCACATTTTATTTGCCATGCATTTACAAGAAGCTAACCACATTAGCACACACACTAATGGAGAGTATGTTTGAGTAAACCTCCAATAGAACAAGTGCAAAGTCTGCAGAGAAGCCTTGTTTGTGAGCACTGGGGCACAGTATATAGTGTCCCTCAGGCAGTATTGAGAAACCTGTACTTCATTTCCACAAGCAACCAAGCCACTAGCAATTATACACCTGAAGCATCCAGACCTGTTGCACTATCATCAAACAAATATCTGCCCGTAGGCCAAATAGGGtccataaattagaaaatgcaGCAGGCGGAGGACATGAGTTAAAGGAAGAAAGAAGCACCTTAAACCACAAAGACTCTCttgttggagatttttttttaaatcaaattgcaAAAATCTCCCTTCTGCCTCTCACCATCTTGATGTTTCTGAGTTACCTAAGACCTGACAtaaagatgtggaaaaatatttggcaGCATGTCAGAAAAGCAACTGTGACCCAACATGtggaagagagagaggaaacgTATACTTTCAGAAGACCTGGAATCTCGGTTCATGCCGTGATCCCATCTCCCCAGCTGTATATGGTGTGGTAATTGCACAGTAATGGCTTTTTATGTGGCTGATCTCAGGTGGCTAATTATATACAGATTACATACTCAGAGTGCTTGTTGATTTAACTTCAGTGAATTGATGACACGTAGCAAAAACACAAGGTGAAACATTAACCTCCGGAGAACAAATCCTTTACATCagacaggaaacacaaacaacttCGTCAAATCCAAATGCAAACTTGTTAAGGCTCCTGATGTCCTTCGTTCTCATTCGGAGGTTTTCTGATCTCTAAAATGCCTTGTTTAAGCTTTGACATACACATTCTACCACAAATAAAACCTCAAGAACAACcattcttaaaatttaaaaaacaaagtatttgaGAGTATAGTATTGATtttgacaaatataaaaattgcgTTTTACAGCGACCATTgtcttctgtgttttagtttctttgaaATCACTTGGATACAAACAACAATTGGACAGAATGTGACAACAACAGCCTCAACAAGAAAAACCCAAACTCTACCCTGCACTAAagattcacattttgcacatgttTGGACTTGGACCGAAACGATAAATCtggatataaataaatgtttccaaacagaACGTCATGCTCGGTAAAGCTACAACAGCCACAACGGCTAGACAAATGAGGGGAGAAGGTGTCACTACTGCAGCAGCCAAAGATGTTGCATTCCAATTTCGACTGAGACATGTTTCCAACTGCAAGCACTTCATGCCAAAACTCTCCACAAATATGTTCAAAGCTGTTCATCAGCGTGATCTGTTGTCAAACATGAACCTCAAAGCTGAGGAGTGAAAAAAGAGTTACCACACAACAAAACATAGCTTCGCTGAGCTGCTGAGGGATTTATCCCAAATCTTCCCCTCTCTAAACAAATACAAAGGTGTGCTCGGTAGACAGTTGGATTTCATCTCAATGGACAGGCAAGCCTAAGCACATGGCTGAGGTGAATGCTCGCGACGATGTGATAGTTTTTATCACACCGTCTCCTTCCTGCAAAGACGCAGCATGAAAACGGATATTGTCTCCACATCAAAAAGTCTGGCCGTAGCCTTCACGGAGGAAGCTCAGTTGTTGCATCCATCTAAGATATGCAATGCTATctacagaacacacacacaccagcaggtACTGAAGCACACTCTCATGCTGGTGATCCCCTCACTTCCAACTGTGGTTCATCTCCTATGTTTCCCTtcataaaattataaacatCAGTTTGACCAGAAATATTCATGAACTATAGAAAGATACTTAGAGATCAACAATGAGAATGATCTTCTGCCTTTTTCTAATACCAAAAAATAACTAGAGTGcatattatttttatccatgATACAATAtgtttaagcaataaaaaagtaGCTGATATCCTGTTAGAACCTAAAACTGAGTCAAATTGTGCATGAgttcttgtgtttctttctttatattattttctttatgagAATACCCAAATTTGAACATGcaataaaacaatctaaaggggaaaaaacatctAGATGTAAAACGGGTAAGAATTTTATTCATCAAATATTTGCtgcgttttttattttatattttgttaaatttgtatGAGTTCCACgctatttcttttatttaacaaatttagTATCTTTAAAACGAGAAAAgcatggatttttatttaaaacattcaaaaacgACACACAATGAACTGATAAATAGCTTAATACGGGAAAGGTGCGGGTAAGGGGCTGCGGCTGAATCAAAGCCAACGCAGTCAATTAGCTGAGTGGATGTCTGCAAATCGTTATGGTTCAAAGTAAGACGAAACTAGTAAAAACAAGGCAACAAACGCCAAACGAGTCATCTGTTCAAACTGCAAATTTCAACCCCAGGCACCTACATGTTTACAACCCAGCTGTTGCTGTGAATTAGTGAAAAATGCTACTTGAATCCCCAACTGCAAACAAGAACGTTAAATATTTACGATTTTTATAATTAAACCTATTATAAAAGGCTCGCTTTTGTGATTTTGAATGCAAACAGATTACATTCAGTCAAGTTATTGATATATACtaacttaataaaaatgttaggttttttttccacatctgtgTTGATTCTGATTTGTAGCGTTTTATATCATAGTAAACGCCCTAAAAGTAGCACATGGCAATTCTTCTATCATGACTcatataaaagaaaagctgcacataaacatgcaaaaagaatATAAGAGGAGAGTAAACGTACCTGCAGCTGGAAGTAGAAAACCAGAAAGTGTAAACACCTAGGAGGAGAGAAGTGGGAGTGAATCACACGGGCAATTACATGGAAAATAAACGCAGCCTACCTGGATGACAGCAATGCACAAATATGAAGTTTTTGGCGACTTCTATTGGTAAGAATGCATGggtttatgcaaaaaaaattaaaaaaaaaaaaaaaagcaaagagagaTGTGGAGCGCTTACAGATAGAGGAACCTCGAAGGCAGCACGGACATCTTGGCTTTCAGAAAGACGGCTCAAATACACCTGCTTCCACACACTCAGAGCCCCGGGAAAGGTTGGCGGGATCGCCtccttctctgtctctctctggcTTTCGCTCCGCTGCGCGTCTTTTTACGCACACAACTCCGGCGGTAAGCAGGAGACTGAATCCCAATGTAAGGATATATGCAGCAGGAAAGGCACGGAGTACAACATTGGGCGCTTCCTTGTTGGGGGAGCTATCCCAAAGATTAACTTCTCAGATCAGGTCCTCGGAGTATCAAAAGTTCACCTTAAACTGGAGCCAAGTTGCGACGTCTCAAAAAATCCcccttacttaaaaaaatatcctttgagcttctgctcctccagagaTCACAGACTCTTCATCTTGGTCCGTACCTGTGGGGGATTTCTACACCTTGCAAGGCACATTTTATTCTAACATTGCAtgaatgttagaaaaaaaaatcaaataaagcgGTCCTCAAAAGACAAGTCAAGCAGATAAACTTATCCaggtgaaattaaaataataataaaaatatcgCAGTGACAGTAAAAGTCGTAGATCCCTGGAGAGGCTGATGATAGCGCAGcgctgcctgcctgcctgtcagCGGTGTTTGTGCGTCTGCGGCTGGAGATTTGGGCACCGAGaggcttttttgttgttggtggGTGGAAACATGTCAGCGGTTTGCACCTGATAGGGTAATCGCAGAGAGACCATCagctttagagatttttttttttctcctggtgGGCAAAGCGCAAGGAGATGGttatacttcttttttttcagtaggatcttttttctttacaaacttttaaaaaaagaagaaattagaCCTTAACAAAGTCAACACTGTCAACACTGCGTGATAATCTAATTTAAAGAAGGTGAGTTTTAGCTACTTAATTATGCAAATtgtgtactttaaaaaaaaagtaattaatggGTATGGATATAATTCCCTTTATTTCTGACACCAGCAGTAGTTTTAATTAACTTGATTGTTGAGGTACCTTTGCTCTTCCAGGAACAGAAACTTGCCCTGTATCTCTCCTTTCTGTGCGCTCTTTAAATCAGTGTGGGTTTGTGGATTGGACCTGCTCCCCCAGACACCATtcaaatgcacttttttttctctcttcaatTATGCGCCATAACTTAACcgacatttaaataaaagagaggTGCGAATGTGTTTACGAGTGTTACAGAGCTGGCAACGTTGAAGTGAGGCTGcaatttaaacaacaaaaaaaaaaaaaaacgagagagagagaaacagcttTGTGGTTCGGTTTTATTGTCCCATTAAAACTGGATCCTCGGGATTCCTTATgcattgacatttaaaatgattctaAATGGTTACATATACTTCCCATGAGTGGGGATTTCAAAGGGTCTTCTTCTGCTGGTTTGGTGGGAAATTAAGAGAAAAGCCCCAGCTACTGATTTACATgactgttaaaaaatacatcacaaaaacttgaaaaaatgaatgaatattacTGAAAAGGTCAAGTTGAGATGATAAAATgaatctgagatttttttttttctctgcaggtaAGTGTGATCCTGTCTGCAATGCACTGTAATAATCCTTGTAACACAACTGAACACAGCTAATTTAGTCTCTCTGCCCCAAGTAGGGAAACCACAGAAAGTGCAGTAAATAGTAATTATTCAAAAGGTTATTTGAATGATGGTTGCACAAATATCAGGTTGTTAGTGTTTGATCAAATCCAGCTTACATTAGTTGCTGCTCACCCCTCACAAAGGTTTCTctacacataaaaatacaccTGAGGAGTGATTTGCAGGCAGGATGATTAGAAGCAATCAGCAGAGGGTCTGAATCACTAGTCATCTCTTCAATGCATGTTTAGGACAAatttctccaaccacaactaaaGAATAACAGAGAGAACAGAGGAAGCTCTTTGAGGTGATCACATGTGAGtcagaggaaggagaagagggaCCCAGATgcggggaaaaaaatgttttccctccTGGTAAAATGTGTAAGAtgccttaaaataaacatatattttcttttagcagAATCTCACACTAAAATGATAGAAATTAAACTTATTGGTACCACTGCTGTTTAATCAGGGGTATAAAAAGGGCTGTTCTGTCTCCCTTTTCGAGACAGAACAGCAATTTGCAATTCTAAGAATTGTAAATCTAAGGTATGCCTTGGATACAATATTTTGTAGGATGCTATATCAAGTGGCATGTGTGTCAGGTCTTCTTGTTAATTTGGCCAGTTAAAATTAGTCTAAAAGGCCTTGAAAGGAGGCCCAAAGAGAAGTATTAGGAGAGGCTGGGCTCAGTACATTAGACTTCAGCAACGTTCAGCAATAGTATAACAACTGCATAGTTTCCTAATTTTAGTCTGCATAATTGGAACACATAGAGAGAAAGGTAAAATATTCTTGTTGATGTGATCTTTAGATTGTCCAGAGTCCCTATATACTCTCTGCTGAGCAGCTCAGCCCAAAGGTTTTCTACAGGATTTCTATGGACTCAGATGGAGATGGAAGAAGGTtgatttttgtgtctgtttaatCATTTCAATATTAATCTGTCCTCCTATATTAGACTCTCCTAAAAGGTCCAGTGATgatctatttacatttttctggtAGTCTAACAAGGTTGTCAGtggtttttgaaaaagaaacagccCACATCACCACAGAACCTCCACTGTGTTTAAAACACTTGGCAGAAGGTATCAGGTGCTTTTACATGTATTTATCCTTTGTTTTGTCCCAGATATTCCAGATACTCTCATCTGACCAAACCATCCAGTTCCAGTAAAAACCTGAGCAATGTTTGTTATTGTAGGACTTAAAGGAATTTTTTGGGCATCACTCCCCAACAACCAGTTGGCATTTGCAGTTGTCAGGGAAACCTTATGACACTATGATGACCCTCTTATTTTTTAGCCTACTGGCCTAAAGTGGCTAAAGTGGCTGAAGAAAATTGTCTCTGCATCATGTCATAATTGTACTAAATTTGTAGAAAGTTCTGGATTACTATTTAGAAGTTCCTaggaataaataattattttaaaaaaacaaacgtaTGCATTAAATAGATGCTtgagttacatttattttagaggGTTGCTTATTGGTAACAATAACTgtgcttttttgtatttttatatatttttttaactgctaAATTCTCAGATACTCAGCTATACTCAGATGAAACATCAActtattttttcagtgtagaACTATGCTACTGCCAAAATAGATCCATGTATTTTGTGGctctttgcatgttttctgGTGGTGCCAATGTGAAGCTcagaagagaagagaagcatgatttttacattctttttaaaacttgcttttatcattttatcagTCTTGAGAGATTGGGGAATAGCTACTGGATACAAGCCAAGTGTCTGATGGTTCTGGCATTCACTCCTCTGCTGTAATAGTTGCTTTGGCAGCTGACCAATCAGGAGCCAGAGCTAGGGGTTTATTCCAAAGACATGAAATAAGATTTAGAGAAAAGGAAGCAAAGCAAATATGTTTCTGACCTTCTTGCTGATCCTAATTTGAGTCATTGGATTCCTGATCAAAACTTTacttgttttttatcttttcctgTTAGACTGTCTGAAAAAACCTGACTAAGCAAAGACATACTGAAGTAACGGACAAATTCAAAATACAAGTGTATCTAGATAAATTATATTAtcaaaaagtatatttaattaaatcatttaataaaatatgtgaaacttGTACATGATATGGATTTATTGAATACAGACTgagatttttagttttctgttaaTTGTGATGCTAAGGGAAACACAATATTTAGTTTCTCTGAAAGTTACAACACCTATTCTCTACCTCAAGCATCTTGGACTTTACCTCTTCATTCATCCTCCAGTCATTAGGGCATTGatttctgaatgaaatgaaaaatgttcttctATCTGAAAAGGGGACTTTGGACACTAATGGCTCTCAAAGCTTTGACTGCAGTCCATAAATCTCCTCCAAATGTATCAGTGAGCTTTGCTTCTTGATCCTTTCAAAGGTGCAATTATCCTCATTACGTATGCAACGTTTTATCTGTTCTCCAATCTATTTTTTCCTTAATATGCGTGAATACATTTTGCTGTCTTTGACATTGACCTTTTGTGGTTTATGTTTCTTATGGAGGTTCTCAAAGACTGCCTAATGGACAAATCACTAACATGGATTTAAAcagcattcatttattttaattttcattctaaaaattcacattttatgagaaactgaattttgcaatcaaaatgaacagaagtgatgttttaaaactattacCTTGGGTGTAAAAAATCTATGAAAtctacacttttctttttgaattattttacagaACCATAATTCAAATTGATAGAATCAGTCATGTCCTTTTGAATTCTTTGTTGCCACACATAAACAATAAGTTATATTTCTTTGATAAGAATATTCCTATTAATTTTACTGTACTAATAAAACTCAACCTTTGTTGAGGCCTCAGGAAATGGGTCTTATTTGGGAGAAATTACCCTTTAAATTGAAAAAACCcggttatatttattttcacactgCCAGTTTGGAAACAAACCTGCTTCCCGAATTTAATTGAAACAgagggaaaagaagaagaagaagaaacctgaTAAATAAGGGAGAATCAATCATATCCTGGATGGAGAAGCATAACAAGAAAGGGCTTTGTGAATGAGGAGCTGTTTCAGTCCAGTTCTTGAGGATTGGAGGAGGGTGGGGTTGGGTATGTGGGGAAGAATTGGGATAAGGTTACCCACACAGATTAGCCGACAAGAGCGAGGGAGTGAGGAAAACTAGCAAGAAAGTTAGAAGTCTTAGTTTACCTGGCTCTCTTTGCTACCCAGCCAATGAAAGTGCTTTTAAATTACCTGAAAGCGATTCGCCTTCACtgattctttttaatttctcttaCAAAAAGCAAATTTGAGCCAGAACTGCAACGTGGCGAATGATGTTACTCCCAGAGCCCTTTCAAGCCTTTGAATTTGAACCGCTTCCGTGCACTTATGCGTGTCTGTCTGCAGCGGCGGGACTGTGGGAATGTCACCGGGGATATCTCATTGAAGCTAAAGGAGGAGGCATCTGAGGGCGGGCGAGCGCTCAGCAGTTCAAAGGACCCTAGCAGGCATTTAGGGCTTGACAAAAGAACTTGGCAGATCAGTAAGTGAAGCCCAATGTACTACATTAGTGTCAGGACCCCCACTGCGTCCCTCCCACTTTGCACTTTCATCTCTGACACG
This genomic interval carries:
- the fgf24 gene encoding fibroblast growth factor 24 isoform X2, which encodes MSVLPSRFLYLCLHFLVFYFQLQESQQSTADFRFYIENHTRNPDDLSRKQVRIYQLYSRTTGKHVQILGKKINANGDDGALLVVETETFGSHVRIKGKESEHYICMNDKGKIVGRPDGRRQECVFVEEFLENNYTALVSAKYKGWYLGFNRKGRPKKGSRTTQRQQEVHFMKRQPKGRVDPLEEFRFTTVTKRTRRARRLKTHPKRN
- the fgf24 gene encoding fibroblast growth factor 24 isoform X1; its protein translation is MSVLPSRFLYLCLHFLVFYFQLQESQQSTADFRFYIENHTRNPDDLSRKQVRIYQLYSRTTGKHVQILGKKINANGDDGGKYALLVVETETFGSHVRIKGKESEHYICMNDKGKIVGRPDGRRQECVFVEEFLENNYTALVSAKYKGWYLGFNRKGRPKKGSRTTQRQQEVHFMKRQPKGRVDPLEEFRFTTVTKRTRRARRLKTHPKRN